A region of Vitis riparia cultivar Riparia Gloire de Montpellier isolate 1030 chromosome 1, EGFV_Vit.rip_1.0, whole genome shotgun sequence DNA encodes the following proteins:
- the LOC117905364 gene encoding 60S ribosomal protein L44, producing the protein MVNVPKTKKTYCKSKECRKHTLHKVTQYKKGKDSLAAQGKRRYDRKQSGYGGQTKPVFHKKAKTTKKIVLRLQCQGCKHVSQHPIKRCKHFEIGGDKKGKGTSLF; encoded by the exons ATG GTGAACGTTCCAAAGACAAAGAAGACATATTGTAAGAGCAAGGAGTGCAGGAAGCACACATTGCACAAGGTGACACAGTACAAGAAGGGTAAAGATAGCTTAGCTGCCCAAGGAAAGCGCAGGTACGACCGCAAACAATCAGGTTATGGAGGACAGACAAAACCCGTCTTCCACAAGAAG GCCAAGACAACCAAGAAGATTGTGCTGAGGCTTCAATGCCAGGGTTGCAAACATGTATCGCAACACCCAATCAAG AGGTGCAAGCATTTTGAGATTGGAGGGGATAAGAAGGGAAAGGGCACTTCTCTATTTTAG
- the LOC117925167 gene encoding ATP-dependent Clp protease proteolytic subunit 2, mitochondrial: MRALTKLCSAATGRRLFPAATAVSTRSYALIPMVIEHSSRGERAYDIFSRLLKERIVCINGPISDDTAHVVVAQLLFLESENPSKPIHMYLNSPGGAVSAGLAIYDTMQYIRSPVNTICLGQAASMGSLLLAAGAKGERRALPNATIMIHQPSGGYSGQAKDMTIHTKQIIRVWDSLNALYAKHTGQSLDIIQKNMDRDYFMTPEEAKEFGIIDEVIDQRPMALVTDAVGNEGKDKGSNKD; this comes from the exons ATGCGTGCCCTAACCAAACTCTGCAGTGCCGCCACCGGACGGCGGTTGTTTCCGGCGGCGACTGCAGTGTCTACCAGGTCATACGCTCTGATTCCGATGGTGATAGAACACTCCTCAAGAGGGGAGAGAGCCTACGACATCTTCTCTCGCCTTCTCAAAGAGCGAATCGTGTGTATCAACGGTCCGATCTCCGACGACACTGCCCACGTCGTTGTCGCTCAACTGCTCTTCCTTGAGTCCGAGAACCCTTCTAAACCTATCCACATGTATCTCAACTCTCCCGGTGGCGCTGTCAGCGCAG GTCTTGCTATTTATGATACAATGCAGTACATTAGGTCGCCAGTTAATACCATTTGTTTGGGTCAAGCTGCATCAATGGGTTCCCTGCTATTGGCTGCGGGTGCCAAGGGTGAGAGACGGGCACTCCCAAATGCCACAATTATGATTCACCAGCCTTCAGGTGGGTACAGTGGGCAGGCAAAGGATATGACTATTCACACAAAACAGATTATTCGGGTTTGGGATTCGCTGAATGCGTTGTATGCAAAGCATACTGGACAGTCATTAGATATTATTCAAAAGAATATGGATAGGGATTATTTTATGACCCCAGAAGAGGCAAAGGAGTTTGGGATAATTGATGAGGTTATTGATCAGAGACCAATGGCTTTA